In the genome of Sporocytophaga myxococcoides, the window CTCTTCCTAAAGTTCCTGATTTACTGCTCAGGACAAAATAAACATCAGAGGTAAAACGATAAGAGTTTTTCAGAGCAATCATCACATTCATTTTAGGAACCAAAGTATACCGGGAATGAAGTAAATCGTTTTGGAAATGTATATTACCTCCACTCTGATCATCTGCTAATCGAATGCTTGTCGTTGGCAGTGCCAATGCACATCCAACATGAAATGTCAGTAGCGGTAGTTCAGTTTTCGTGCTGTCACTATTATTGTATATAAGAGAGAATAATGAATGATTGCTTCTATAAGGAGTATACGCAACGAGATCTGTAGATAATCGAACACAGAAAATAAGAATGAAAATTTTGATATATATTTTGTTATTCTGATTCATTTTTACTGTATCAACTAAATCTTATGGTAAATCAATTTAGTCAAAAATCATTCGATAACAAACCTTCGTTGGACTAACTAATAAGAACTATCTGGCTATATTCTTAGGAGGATTAATTTAAAGATCATTCCTAGTTGGACAAACAAAAGACTTTCTCTATAAGGCAAAAATAAAACTAACAAGTACACTCTGTGATTACAACTACCTTTTCCCCATATAGCTCTTTTATAATTTCCCAAAGTTCCTCATCTACCCCATCTCCATTTTCATGATTGACATCTATGCTCTCTATTGATTTCTGCTTCGCAGTCAGTCTTTTTATAATACCTTCAATCTTTTTTGATTTTACGTGAACAAAGACTTGATAATAACATAAGTATCCGCTGAACGCATAACCTTGCAATGGTTTCTTACTAATCCAAGGTATGTCAGTTACAGACAAAGGACTTGAAACTCCAGTAAGATAAGTGAAATCCTGCATTTCGATAATCCTGATCAATTTAATATCTTGATAGGAAATTGACTGTTTATTACTCAATGAGTAAATTTCCCTTTCCTCTCCCTGAGTATCCCCCACCTCTTGGTATTGATATTTTATTCTTTCCTTGAAATAAAAAAGACTGTCCTTATTGCTTCTGTCATCCCAACTTTGATCTAAAGCGTATTTCAAATAATTGGTATTCTCAATAGAATCCATATCCAGATATGCAGAAGGTACATATACAAATCCAATTCTAGTTTCCCCTTTTTTAGTTTCAATTGTAAACTTGATATGGTAACCGATGTATTCTGCTCTTGAAGAAATAGTAACGAGCGTAAATATCAATATTCCAATTGTTTTATTCATTTAGTAAAATGTAAAAAAAGCCTTTCCAAAAAAAAATTGAGCCAACAACATACTTTTAACCTGCTCCCAACAAATCCTTCATTTTTCCTAACCAAAGAAATGGGGTATAAATAAGAATCCCGTAATAGCTTAAAAGCATATTGATATTAAGTGAGCATTGATCTGATTACAAAATCTGTTTACCCCAATTCTACATTTATAACAAATGTTTGATAGAAATTTTATGAGTGCAAATTTTGAAATAGTGTTATCCCAGAAGTTGAACACTCATTAAGGATAAACAATAAGATAGACAAATGCCATTAAGTTTACAAGCAATACAGTCCCATATACTATATTACTCCTTCCGCTATTGAGTGACAACATTACGGTTAAGACAGAGAGCATCAATAGTATAATTGAAAGATAATCCAATCCAAGAATAATTTGGATATTGTAAAAATGACAAACGATTGAGACAACAGGAATAGTGAGTCCAATACTTGCCAACGCTGAACCTAAAGCCAGATTAAGGCTGGTTTGCAGCTTGTTCTTTCTTGCTGCTATTATAGCTGCTATTCCTTCAGGTAACAATATGATAGAAGCTATTACAATTCCAACTAAAGTTTTTGGCAGATTATAACTAACAATTATTTCCTCTATGCTGGGTGACAATGTCTTTGCAAGTAGCACCACTATTGATAAACTTACTAAAAGAAAAACTGCACTCGTGATGAGGGAACGCTTCGTTATAAAAGGTTTAATGATCTGTTGTGTATTTTTTTCATCTGTAAGAAAATATTCCCGATGCCTGACAGTCTGTGCGAAAATAAAGGAAACATAAATCAATAGACAAGCCACAGAAGCAAAAATCATTTGAGATGAAGAATAGTAAGGCCCCGAGATGCTTTTGGTAAATGTGGGAAGTATCAGCGTAAACATTATGATTGAAACCAGAGATACCAAAGCAATAGTTACGGAATGCTTGGAGAAGGTCTGTTCATGATGTTTAAGACCTCCTATGAAAAGACACAAACCAACAATACCATTCAATATAAGCATAGTGGCAGCATAAACAGTATCACGAGCCAAGGATACTGATTCTTCACCACCTGATATCATCAGTGAAACAATTACAGAAACCTCAATAATAGTAATTGCTACTGCTAAAATTATCGTACCATAGGGTTCACCTACTCTGTGTGCAATAATCTCAGAATGGTGAACAGCGGACATAACGGAACCGATGAGGAGAAAACCTGCGATGATCTGAAAAGTTACATTTTCATAAATATAACCAGAAAAGAAAAGCAGGCACGCCAACAAAGGCAGAGAGACAGTCCATTGATATAATAGCTTCATTTTTAGAAATATATTAACTTCAGGGGTTTAGAACTACAAGTAACGCATTTACATGCAACAGCGCAAATAATTGTACATTACAAATTGCAAGTTAACAGAATTATGAACGATTTTCAAGCTCATATGAGCTTTTTAAAAGACTGGACTCAAATCTCTGCCTAGATGATGGCATCCTAAAATAAAGATCCAAATCAATGCAGAGGGTGACGAATACCCCTTTCCGAAAGTATTTGTCCATGCTTCAAAGAAACATACACGTCTGACTCACAACTTCTCTGATTGACTTTTTGCTTTTTATCTGAGTTTGACTGGTGATTCTAATGGATCCACCTATCAGTTAAAAAAACTCCAAGGGCCTGCAGCTATGATTATGCTTTGGTGATTTTAATAACCCTTCCGCTTCTCGTGGAAAAATGAATATCAATCAATTCCGAAACATTAAACGTTTGGTAATATTTCTCATCAACATATAGCTCCTCATGATCAATTGTAAAATAATGTTCTATAATTTTAGGTTGAATAGTTAAATCTGCACCAGGATTTCCTGACCAACCGTAATTTACCTTCTTCCCTTTATCGGAAATTCTTCCAGACTTAACATTCTTAACTCCAATTTGTAATTCAATTATCATGGGCCTTAACTTGAAAAAGACAAAACCTACATATCCACATCCCAAAATTGAATAAATCACAGATGAATTAATATTCGGAACAACTTTCTGTAAAATCATTACAAAACCAAATATCATAATGGATAAGACTAACAAGATTAGTAGATATATTAGTATTACCTGAATAATTTCTCTTTTTAAAAATCCCCTATCGTCTTTATCTAAAGGTATTTTTTTCATTATCCTACTTGCGAGTTATTATAGAGAGTTCGAAATTTCTGTTTGCTGTCGAAATATAAACCTAGTAAAGGTTGTTATGAAAAGTTTACCTTTATCTGTACACATTGTTAATATAACAAATTTTCTAAGTACTGAGCTATTATGTGCAATAGCGAAAGTCAGCATAAATAAAAATATGAAGGTAAATAAAAGTGCTTCACAATCCACTGCCATGCAGCTGGTCGGCAACTATTAAAATAACAAAGAAGCGCGACTCGATATAAGTCGCCCTTGAAAACTTGTTGCCCATTCTGCACAATATGACAAGTGTTTTAAGACACCCAGGTATTAATTGTTTTAATAATTCTCCAACTATTATTTTCCCTTACAAGGTATATTAAATGACCACTTGCTCCTAAACTTGCATAATAGCGACTCACTTCAACAATTGCCTGATTCTTGTCAACGTTGAAGCCTATTCTGGAAAACTGAATTATTCCATTAGATTTAGGGTACTTTTTATGGAATGCATCCCAGCCGTTGTTTGGATCTTGCGAACTAGCGAAATATTTTTTCTCCTCTTCTGAGATCAGAGTAACAGATTTTGTTGGGGTCTCGAATTTGTTATTCAGATAATACGTAGAACTATTTTTTGCATCAAAATCTACAAAAATTGCTGTATCCAAATTCAAATTCTCAGCTTTAAGGGTCTCATAATAATTACTATTTATAATTAAACGAAGACTTGATGTTTTTTGCTCTACCAACAACTCATTCCCCTCAAAATTTTCATTTAGTATAACCGAATAAATCTGATATTCGTTATCATCTAAATTATCAGGGCTGGCCAATTTAAATTCAGGTTCAACCTTACTGCCTTTCTCTTTGCAGCTTGTCATAATAGACAGAATAAAAAAGAAAAAAAATCCATAAGTAATTGTTCTCATTTTGCTTATTATTTAGTTTAAAAATATAATGTCTTTACCACATTAATCAAGTTTGTCAATTTGCCTTACTGCTCTTCTAATATAGAGGAAATACAAAAACAGAAGTGCTTTCACTTTTAAAAATAATGTTAAACTGTTTTGGCGATTACCAACCAAACTAATGCCAATTCATCTCCCTTCTTTCAATCGCTGATTTATCTATGCAATCATAAGCGGGCCCTATAAGAGTTTATTTATGGACTGAAGCTTTAAAAACAACATCTATTGCATCAAGAATCTATCAGATTAAGTTTTATACATGCTAAGCAAAACATTCAGCTTTTCATTGATCTCTCCCTCTACAATTCCGCCATGATAACAAATAATTTTCTTTGGAGAAAGCTGTTTGATTTTCTCTACTGATTCTATTGCCTGCTGCAAGTCTAATGTGAACTGTGGATTTGCAATATCTAAACCTTGTTCCTCCACTACAATAGCATCATTTGCTATTACCAGTTTTTGTGATGGCACATAAAATGAGATATGGCCTTTTGTATGACCTGGTGTAAAAATGATTTCTATTTCATTTTCTATTTTCTCATTATCTTCTAACAGCAAATCAACCTCAAATCTTTTTATCCCCTTTAACTGCTTTATAAATCCATCAGCCCAGGCTTTTTGTTCCTCTGGTATAATTGGTAATAAATCCTCCGCTTGCTGCAGCCTTTCAGACTTTCTCTCTCCTGAAATATAAGGCGCTTCTATTCTACTGCTGTATACAATCAAATTAGGATTTTTGCTTTTGAATAAAGAAAGAGCTCCCACATGATCTATATCATCGTGCGACAACAGAATAGCATATAAATCAGCTACCTCTATCTGTAGTTTTTTCAACCCGGCAACAAATTCATCAAATGTTTCCTCATACCCGCAGTCTATTAAATATTTCTTTTCATTAAGTTCTATCACTGTAGGAAACAAAGTCACTTCTCTGCCATCAAATACCTTGTGAACTTTAAAGGTTTCAATCTTCATATTTTTTTCTAAAAAAGAAAATTAACGGTAGCGCTTTCTACTCTTATGAATTATGAAGTGCAAAAGCCCAATTATTACTAATGGTTTTAAGTTTATTACGATTGTCCCCAGGCAAATTCGCAATTGTCAAAATTCCTATTTATAAGATCTTCCCTATTAATTAAAACACTAAAAACACCTTCATCATTAAATCCGTTCTCTCCAATTTGCAAAAGCAAAAGTTTGTCAGAAAAAGTTATTTGCTCTATTTCTTCCTGTCCATATTGACAATGTGTATAAATGCCAAATATTTTGGACTGATCACTTCCTGCAAAACTGTCCCAGATCTTTCCATCTTTATTGGCATGTTCTTGCTCCCATTCATCTTCAGCTTCCCTGAATCGGTCAGCAAAAGATTCTTCGTCTGCATAAATCTTATCAACCAGGACTCCTAAAAAGAAATTATCCTCATGTTCCTTAATTCTTCTAACCAAACTGCTGTTGGGCACATCAGCATAAATCACCTTTCCCGTGTCATTCAAAATATCCGCAAAGAAAATGAGTTGTCCGGTTTTAGGAAGTAGTCCTTTTTTATCAAATGGCGAGAATTGCGCCAGATCAAATTGTCCTGCAAACCGTAATCCTTCCGGATGATCTAATCCTACAGGCAGATCCATTACTGGCCCACCGTATCGAGATTGCCCCATTGGTATTTCTATGTCTGTGTACTTCACATAAGTTTCTGACATCCAGCTTTGCCTTTTCATTGAGGCTGGATAGTATTGTTTGTTGTCAGCGGTAAAGCTTATGATGTTAAATTTCTGGTTCAAGTTTTTCATTTCTATCACTCATCTTTAGGTACCATGATCCAAAGTTCTTTTAAACCTTGGCTACCAATATTTAATCCCCTAAATAATAGACATTCTTTTTTCAATTTGTTCCCAACAATTTCTTCTCATCCAATAAAAAAAGATATTCCAAAATTTACAGTTTAGTCTATGTAAAATATTTTTCCTTCTTCTATAACGCTTTTCGCAGTGAGCCAATAACCATTCCTCTTCAAAACCAGACCATGCTCCCGCGATGCTTAATAGGTTTGGTTGAAGAAAAGTAAACACTTCAAACAAATCAATCTCCTTTAGTTCTTTTAAAGTGAGTCCGGAATTCTGAAAAATCGCTGCAATGCGATCAAAGTCCTCATTTGTCAATTCAGTGTCGAGATAGAACTCAGACAAAGCGATCCAGACCGGCGTCCTTATTTCTATGTCCTGATGATCTATCATTAGCTTTCGTTAATTGTCCTATAATTTTTATCTGGGATAGAATAAAATAGAAAAGTAACATTTTCCTAAAAATCGACTATTGATTCCCGAAATATATTATTCTTTTTCCATTAAATCGTATTCCTCAATTGCATCAGCCCAGATATGGTCTTTATTGATTTTAATCAGTTCTTTAACTAATGAAGCTATTGCTCTGTCATCTAAGGTCTCTTTTTTAAATTCTTTAATGAATCTGAGAGAATCTTCAATGCTTAAACAGTTTACTACATCGTTTAGACTACAACATCCATATCCATCAAAGGAAATCCTTCTGAGATATATTCTATTATCATCAGAAAGGTTTAAATCTATAAATACGGAACCATCGAGACAACCTAAATAGTAATCTGCCTTTCGGGGCGCAGGCATTGAGTGTTTGAAGAAGTTGAAATTCTGATCCATTAATTAATTGACAATATTAAGAACCATCGATACGCATATAAACCCCGAGAGTTACTTTCTTCCCAAAGGAGACCTGTCACAAACTATCAGCTCAGATCCTTTAATCTGATTATCTTATTGTTATCATTGAATTCAAAAACAGATATCCCTCGCAATTTTAGCTCCTCTCCTTTTTTTAATCCATTGGGAAAATCCTTTGCCAACACAGCATAATAGTCAATTTCAATCTCAGAAACATTCTTGTCATGCTTAATTGATTTTATATTTTGCTGCCTTCTTTCAAAATAGTCCTTCGCCTGATCAGCCTGCTGTTTGAATGCTTCAAGTCCTCTAATGGACAAATTAACTTTTCCGTTTTGAACATTTTCAAACATTATCTTTTCATCAAAGTTCCGGACCATTTTTTCTGTATCGAATACATTATAGGCCTCAATCTAATCTTTTATAATTTGCTCTCTTGCGTTCATTATTACTATGGTATTACAGAGGGTGATTGTATTTATATTCTAGGATCATTTTTTTATAAAATCTACTTATCATTATTAGTGAATACTCATCACCTCCTACTCAATTTTACATACGTGATACAATCCAATATTTTTCCCGGAACATCATTTGAATCAATATTGACTTTACTTGCCCAATAAAGATCTTCACGTGTTGTAAATAAGCAATCATCGTATAAGCTGAGCTAATGCAAACTTAATATTTCCAACATTTTTTTTCATTTCCATGGCTTAAGCTTATATAACTTAAACGTACTAATATAAGTACGTTTACCAACATCGGCATATTAATAGATTGAAGTAAAATAGGCTTCAAGCAATACAGAGCAAATTGACATGGCTGGGTTTCTCAACTCTAAGGTTCATAAAAAGAAAATCAGACTCCATTAGGCCAATCGCTGATAATCTATTTAATGTCCACTAAAAAAATCAAGCATGGTCTTTAAAGCATTTTCGCTATGCATTATTTCTCCATTATCAAGCGACTCTTTTGCTGCAGCTGATGCCCGTATACGCATATTTGTTTCATAAACAGAAATGGCCTCTTGCAAAGAATTATAGTTGTCGGAAGTCAAACATTCGCTTAACTCTAATGCATCACGCATAGCCATATTTACTCCTTCCCCAGCAAAGGGAGGCATTACATGAGCAGCATCACCAATCATGGTCAGGTTTGGTTGGACTTCCCAAATTTGGTCTAATGGCATACAATAAATCGGACGTGGGATAAAAGGAGTTACTGCATTTTCAAACAGATCTTGCCATAAACTACTCCAATTGTGATATTCCTTTTTAAACCATTGTAAAACCTGCGCTTTATCAGAAAAGTTTATTCCACTGTTGGAAGTCCAATTTTCATTTGTTTTGAAACTTACATAAAAACCTATTTCACCATTACCTTTTTGTCCCATTAGTATATTCTTTTCATTTCCGAAAGCCATTATTTTTCCTCCATTGAGTAATGCTGAAATTTTAGGTGCTGCATCTTTTGCGTTTAAAACATTGCCTTCAAGCATCGTAACTCCTGAATAAAAAGCTTTTACATCAGTAATATACGGTCGTACTTTTGAGTTAGCTCCGTCAGCTGCAATAACGAGGTCTGCATAAATTGCATTTCCGCTTTTGAAATGCAAAAGCCAGCCATCATTTTGCTTGTTCATTGAAATAAAATGACTATCCCATACAACAGTTTCGTCTTGTAAGGATTCTAACAATATTTTTCGTAATGCTCCCCGGTCTATTTCCGGACGATAATATGGATTGCCAAAATCTTCTTCCACCTTGCTTTCGTGGTCGCTAAAAAACACTTTTGCATGTTCATCCATTATTTTTTTTCTGTCCGCCTTGGGAAGATAATTGCTTTTAAACTCATCTAACAAGTTTGCTTTTATTATGGCAGCCAACCCAGAATCATCGTGCAAGTCAAGCGGAGAACCTTGCACACGGGCATTTTTATTTAAATCCCGTTCATATACTTTTACGTCAGCACCTTTAAGCTGTAATAGTTTTGCTAGGGTCAGTCCACCGGGCCCTCCTCCAACAATTGCGATTTTTTTTCTTTGTAATTTCATGCCGAATATTTTTAACGGCATAAAGTTATTTCGAAGGAAGCGTTAAAAATTGTATAAATCGGCCGTTTTGATTTCGTTTCAATTCCTTTGGCGAAACGCCCGCAAGTTTTTTTACTTCTTTTATGAAATGCGATTGGTCGGCAAAATTTTCTTGGGGGAACAATTTACCTTCTTTAATATCTGGAAATGAAGCACGAAAACGAAGAATGTTGCAATATGCCTTTAATGAAAGCCCAAATTGCTGACGAAAAAAACGGTTGATTTGTCGGCTGCTCCAAGATACTTCTTCAGAAAGTGCATTCACAGACAAGGTCCCCTTTGAAGCATAAATAAGGTCAAAAAGTTTTCGTTTTCTGTTATCAATTTCTCTTGGCAAAAGTGTTTGAATTTTTTGAGCTGCCTTTTCGCAAAAAAAATCAAAATCTTGTATGTCCTTTTCATTAAAACCCCAAAAGTCGACAGGTAAATATTTTGCATTGTTTAACAAGGTCGAAACTGTATTATGAAAAAAATATTCTATTGCGGGTAATTTGAAACTTATCGCAAACATAATCGTCTTACCAGTCAATATCGCTTGATCTGACTGAGTTTCAAGCCCAGAAAGTGTAATATGAAAAGGTTCTGTTGCAGAACGAGAGAAAAACAAATCAACCCGTCCGTCTGGAAGAATAACAACATCTTTGTTGTAATCTGAATGGTTTTGCAACATCCAAAAGCTTTCTACAAAGTCAGCAATTGACTTGTCAGGTTTGAGGAGTTTATATTCAAAGTCTTGTCCCTTATCTCTGTCCATTTGCTCCAGTGTTTAAAATCAGTCCAACGATTCGGTATTCTGCGATGAAACTGAAAATCAAAGCAGAAAGTTTCAAATCAGCTGTAACACTGCCAAGGCCTATTATTTGTTAATATTTTGAGAAAGATACTCAAAAAAACTTTTCTTGTAGAAATCATGAACTTTCCATTTAGCTTTTAAGCAAGTCTTGTTGCATAACCCATTTACCCTTAAACATTACTCTTTTACTTTTGAAGGCTCTGGCTGTTTGTCTAGCAACTTTAATAAACTCCTCCACTTCTGATAATACTGACATAATTATGGAGTTATCATATGCTTTTACTTTATCACCATAAATATATCCTGTTGTTTTGTTTAATCCCTTTAAATCCATGAACCCTAAACTTAAGTCGTGAAGACTTCTGTGTATACAGCTATTCAAAGTTGCGAAAGTAGCCACGATAAATTCCATGCGACAAAGTCTTTTGCAACTTTCCTTGCTCGTCGTATAGTTTGCAGTTAAACTCAATTACTACCCTAAGGAGTTCCCCCTTATCCGTATTTACATATGTTGCCTCTTTTATTGTCAATATGCTTCCTTCCTGTGATCCATTTTGAGTGTCGTAATACTCATTTTCATGATTTAACCTAAGCAATATTTTAAATCCATTTAATGATGTAAGCTGAGAATAAGGATAAGTGCCTGGATTGAAAAAAGCTTTAAAAGCATCCTTTGAAAGTGAAGATGTATCGGTACTATTTCTAGCAATCTGAAAATGAAAACGATTATTATAGTACCCATGAATATCAGAAGTGAATGACGGATATTTATTAAATGAAAAAGTTCCGGTATTGCTCTTTAAGACAAGACTATCATTTATGGGATCAAAAACCAAATTATGAGTGTCCGCCAAAATGGATACAAGTTTATTATTTATATATACGCCTAAGAAAGGATTGTCTATAGTTGGAAGCTCAGGTGTTTTAATAGTTGGAGATGAAATCGAAGGTCCGGGATCATCTTTCTTGTTATTGCATGCAGTAAATAAAAGATTAGCCAAAAATGTGGTGCAGAAGATGTACGTCTTGATTCTCATAAATTAACTTTATTTATACAATATTTCGAATACCATTACTAACTTACAATTAGGATTTTTCATTACAAGAGACTCACACTATGATAAAAACTCAGGCATGTACGTATTAGTTAGAATAAGCCTGATGTCGACATAAAATAAAGAATCTTGCATTACAAACTTCGATTTATATTGCTAATATAATTGCATGTGATATTATTCTATGTAACATAAGTAACATAGAATAAAAGGCAGCACATTTAACTTGCGAATAAGGTAAAACTTTTTCTATAATATTGAATATTATTATCACCAATAATATTATTATCACCAATAAAATTCCGAGCAAAAGTCCAAGTATATCAAACATGAATTTTTACTTGTTTTTAATTGTAGCCCATATTAATTTCACTTAAGCTGAGTTCAAGGAATTATCTATACAATATAATCATTGGCTAAAGGCAGAGCCTTTTCATTCCATAAAACCATGCTGTATTACACATTGTATTCAATGTC includes:
- a CDS encoding calcium:proton antiporter — encoded protein: MKLLYQWTVSLPLLACLLFFSGYIYENVTFQIIAGFLLIGSVMSAVHHSEIIAHRVGEPYGTIILAVAITIIEVSVIVSLMISGGEESVSLARDTVYAATMLILNGIVGLCLFIGGLKHHEQTFSKHSVTIALVSLVSIIMFTLILPTFTKSISGPYYSSSQMIFASVACLLIYVSFIFAQTVRHREYFLTDEKNTQQIIKPFITKRSLITSAVFLLVSLSIVVLLAKTLSPSIEEIIVSYNLPKTLVGIVIASIILLPEGIAAIIAARKNKLQTSLNLALGSALASIGLTIPVVSIVCHFYNIQIILGLDYLSIILLMLSVLTVMLSLNSGRSNIVYGTVLLVNLMAFVYLIVYP
- a CDS encoding MBL fold metallo-hydrolase; the protein is MKIETFKVHKVFDGREVTLFPTVIELNEKKYLIDCGYEETFDEFVAGLKKLQIEVADLYAILLSHDDIDHVGALSLFKSKNPNLIVYSSRIEAPYISGERKSERLQQAEDLLPIIPEEQKAWADGFIKQLKGIKRFEVDLLLEDNEKIENEIEIIFTPGHTKGHISFYVPSQKLVIANDAIVVEEQGLDIANPQFTLDLQQAIESVEKIKQLSPKKIICYHGGIVEGEINEKLNVLLSMYKT
- a CDS encoding DUF1963 domain-containing protein; translated protein: MKNLNQKFNIISFTADNKQYYPASMKRQSWMSETYVKYTDIEIPMGQSRYGGPVMDLPVGLDHPEGLRFAGQFDLAQFSPFDKKGLLPKTGQLIFFADILNDTGKVIYADVPNSSLVRRIKEHEDNFFLGVLVDKIYADEESFADRFREAEDEWEQEHANKDGKIWDSFAGSDQSKIFGIYTHCQYGQEEIEQITFSDKLLLLQIGENGFNDEGVFSVLINREDLINRNFDNCEFAWGQS
- a CDS encoding DUF7079 family protein; the encoded protein is MIDHQDIEIRTPVWIALSEFYLDTELTNEDFDRIAAIFQNSGLTLKELKEIDLFEVFTFLQPNLLSIAGAWSGFEEEWLLAHCEKRYRRRKNILHRLNCKFWNIFFYWMRRNCWEQIEKRMSII
- a CDS encoding nuclear transport factor 2 family protein, whose protein sequence is MEAYNVFDTEKMVRNFDEKIMFENVQNGKVNLSIRGLEAFKQQADQAKDYFERRQQNIKSIKHDKNVSEIEIDYYAVLAKDFPNGLKKGEELKLRGISVFEFNDNNKIIRLKDLS
- a CDS encoding FAD-dependent oxidoreductase, whose amino-acid sequence is MKLQRKKIAIVGGGPGGLTLAKLLQLKGADVKVYERDLNKNARVQGSPLDLHDDSGLAAIIKANLLDEFKSNYLPKADRKKIMDEHAKVFFSDHESKVEEDFGNPYYRPEIDRGALRKILLESLQDETVVWDSHFISMNKQNDGWLLHFKSGNAIYADLVIAADGANSKVRPYITDVKAFYSGVTMLEGNVLNAKDAAPKISALLNGGKIMAFGNEKNILMGQKGNGEIGFYVSFKTNENWTSNSGINFSDKAQVLQWFKKEYHNWSSLWQDLFENAVTPFIPRPIYCMPLDQIWEVQPNLTMIGDAAHVMPPFAGEGVNMAMRDALELSECLTSDNYNSLQEAISVYETNMRIRASAAAKESLDNGEIMHSENALKTMLDFFSGH
- a CDS encoding helix-turn-helix domain-containing protein: MDRDKGQDFEYKLLKPDKSIADFVESFWMLQNHSDYNKDVVILPDGRVDLFFSRSATEPFHITLSGLETQSDQAILTGKTIMFAISFKLPAIEYFFHNTVSTLLNNAKYLPVDFWGFNEKDIQDFDFFCEKAAQKIQTLLPREIDNRKRKLFDLIYASKGTLSVNALSEEVSWSSRQINRFFRQQFGLSLKAYCNILRFRASFPDIKEGKLFPQENFADQSHFIKEVKKLAGVSPKELKRNQNGRFIQFLTLPSK